One window of the Manihot esculenta cultivar AM560-2 chromosome 14, M.esculenta_v8, whole genome shotgun sequence genome contains the following:
- the LOC110630998 gene encoding probable receptor-like serine/threonine-protein kinase At5g57670, translated as MKYIRTNSLKRLFSLKRRALEESITIEEDNSGISNSKCVQETEHSPRPAWRCFSYQEIFEATNAFSPENLVGKGGYAEVYKGVLGDGEKIAVKRLTKTCNDERKEKEFLTEIGTIGHVSHPNVLSLLGCCIDNGLYLIFHFSSRGSVASLLHDEKFPVVDWKTRYKIAIGTARGLHYLHKGCQRRIIHRDIKSSNILLTADFEPLISDFGLAKWLPSQWTHHSIAPIEGTFGHLAPEYYMHGVVDEKTDVFAFGVFLLEIISGRRPVDGSHQSICSWAKPILKQGEIEKVVDPRLGGAYDASQLIGLAFAASLCIRASSTWRPTMSEVLEVMLEGEMDKERWKMPKEEEQEEEFWGFEDLECECDSSFSISPQDSISTRSSLTLLH; from the exons ATGAAGTATATACGAACCAACAGCCTCAAAAGGCTCTTCTCATTGAAAAGGCGTGCCCTTGAAGAATCAATCACCATTGAAGAAGACAATAGTGGAATTTCTAACTCTAAGTGTGTTCAAGAAACAGAGCATTCTCCCAGACCCGCTTGGAGATGTTTCTCCTATCAGGAAATCTTTGAGGCCACCAATGCTTTTAGCCCAG AGAACCTGGTGGGAAAAGGAGGATACGCAGAGGTTTACAAGGGAGTGTTAGGAGATGGAGAGAAGATTGCTGTAAAAAGGCTAACAAAAACTTGTAATGATGAGAGGAAGGAGAAGGAATTCCTGACAGAGATTGGGACAATTGGTCATGTATCTCATCCCAATGTTTTGTCTCTTTTAGGATGTTGCATTGATAATGGGCTTTATCTCATCTTCCATTTCTCCTCTAGAGGCTCTGTTGCTTCCCTTCTCCATG ATGAGAAATTTCCAGTTGTGGATTGGAAAACAAGATACAAGATTGCCATTGGAACTGCCAGAGGACTCCATTACTTGCACAAGGGATGTCAAAGAAGGATTATTCACAGAGATATTAAATCTTCAAATATTCTTTTGACAGCTGATTTTGAACCACTG ATTTCTGATTTTGGGTTGGCAAAATGGCTTCCATCTCAATGGACTCACCATTCAATTGCTCCAATTGAAGGAACTTTTGG GCACTTAGCGCCTGAGTACTATATGCATGGAGTAGTAGATGAGAAGACAGATGTGTTTGCATTTGGAGTCTTTCTCTTAGAAATCATTTCTGGTAGGAGACCAGTTGATGGGTCTCACCAAAGCATATGCAGCTGG GCTAAACCAATATTGAAACAAGGAGAGATTGAAAAGGTGGTTGATCCAAGGCTTGGAGGGGCCTATGATGCTTCACAGCTGATAGGACTTGCCTTTGCTGCTTCTCTTTGTATCCGGGCATCTTCCACGTGGCGCCCTACCATGAGTGAG GTATTGGAAGTAATGCTTGAGGGAGAAATGGACAAAGAAAGGTGGAAAATGCCAAAGGAAGAAGAGCAAGAAGAAGAATTCTGGGGATTTGAAGATCTAGAATGTGAATGTGATAGCTCCTTCTCAATTTCTCCGCAAGATTCAATCTCGACCAGAAGTTCTTTAACGTTGTTGCATTAG